The following proteins are encoded in a genomic region of Shinella zoogloeoides:
- the hutC gene encoding histidine utilization repressor gives MTFLRPGESTPGAEATISIDGDRTEVEAREPSLHRRILDDVEGKILSGEWPPGHRIPFEHELTEQYQCSRMTVNKAITELVKRGLIERRRKSGSYVTHPHAQSAVLEIHDIRLEVESLGLPYRYERRTRLDRAAKTVDRRLMELSDSARLTDISALHFAGAQPFCLEDRLINLEAVPEAAGETFEDVAPGAWLISRVPWSAAEHRIRAVGADARAAELLAIASGTPCLVVERRTWSGGLYITHVRLTYPGEKHELVAEFAPTHPKQVV, from the coding sequence ATGACTTTCCTGAGACCGGGCGAATCCACGCCCGGAGCGGAGGCGACCATTTCCATCGACGGGGACAGAACAGAGGTCGAGGCCAGGGAGCCTTCGCTGCACCGGCGCATCCTCGATGATGTCGAGGGCAAGATCCTGTCGGGCGAATGGCCGCCGGGCCACCGAATCCCCTTCGAGCACGAGCTGACCGAGCAGTATCAATGCTCGCGCATGACGGTGAACAAGGCGATCACCGAGCTGGTCAAGCGCGGCCTCATCGAGCGCCGCCGCAAATCGGGCAGCTACGTCACCCATCCGCACGCCCAGTCCGCGGTTCTCGAAATCCACGATATCCGGCTTGAAGTCGAATCGCTCGGGCTTCCCTATCGCTACGAGCGCCGCACGCGCCTCGACCGCGCGGCCAAGACCGTCGACCGCCGGCTGATGGAGCTTTCCGATTCTGCCCGGCTGACGGATATCTCGGCGCTTCACTTTGCCGGCGCGCAGCCCTTCTGCCTGGAAGATCGCCTCATCAACCTCGAAGCCGTGCCCGAGGCCGCCGGAGAGACGTTCGAGGATGTCGCCCCCGGCGCCTGGCTGATCAGCCGCGTCCCCTGGAGCGCCGCCGAGCACCGCATCCGCGCCGTCGGCGCCGATGCCCGCGCTGCCGAACTTCTGGCCATCGCGTCCGGCACGCCCTGCCTCGTCGTGGAACGCCGCACCTGGAGCGGTGGCCTTTACATTACCCATGTGCGTCTGACCTATCCCGGCGAAAAGCACGAGCTCGTCGCCGAATTCGCCCCGACGCATCCCAAGCAGGTCGTCTGA